The sequence below is a genomic window from bacterium.
AAAATGGAAGAACCACTTAAGCCATATAAGAATGACAGCGACCTTGAATTTGAGGAAACGCTTAGGCCATCGAGACTTATCGAATTTGTTGGCCAAACAGCTATAAAGACTAAACTCGGAATATATATTCAGGCGGCAAAGAAACGCGATGAAGCACTCGATCACACCCTTCTTTATGGACCTCCTGGACTCGGTAAAACAACGCTTGCGCATATAATAGCGAATGAAATGGGCTCAAGTATCCATGTGTCAGCGGGACCTGTTCTCGAAAGACCTGGCGATTTGGTTGGGATTCTTACCGGTCTTAAAGGAGGGGATGTTCTTTTTATAGATGAAATACATCGGCTTCCAAGAGGTGTCGAGGAATATCTTTACTCCGCAATGGAGGACTTTGCCCTAGATATCATTATCGATAAAGGCCCGGCTGCCAGAACAATTTCTTTAAAGCTCCCTCGCTTCACTCTTGTTGGTGCTACCACTCGTGCAGGTCTTATTACTGCACCACTTCGCTCGCGTTTTGGTGTGGTCGAGAGAATGGACTATTATCCGCCCGATGAACTTTATGAAATAGTCAAGCGTAGCGCAAGGATACTCGAAATTGAAACCGATGCAGAGGGGGGTTCAGAGATCGCAAAAAGAAGCAGGGGAACGCCAAGAATTGCGAACAGGCTTCTTAGGCGGGTTCGTGATTATGCACAAGTCAAAGGCGATGGCATAATTTCATGTAAATTAGCTTACGAGTTCTTG
It includes:
- the ruvB gene encoding Holliday junction branch migration DNA helicase RuvB produces the protein MEEPLKPYKNDSDLEFEETLRPSRLIEFVGQTAIKTKLGIYIQAAKKRDEALDHTLLYGPPGLGKTTLAHIIANEMGSSIHVSAGPVLERPGDLVGILTGLKGGDVLFIDEIHRLPRGVEEYLYSAMEDFALDIIIDKGPAARTISLKLPRFTLVGATTRAGLITAPLRSRFGVVERMDYYPPDELYEIVKRSARILEIETDAEGGSEIAKRSRGTPRIANRLLRRVRDYAQVKGDGIISCKLAYEFLDILMIDHLGLDEMDRRILLTIIEKYEGGPVGLGTIAAVLGEDEGTIESVYEPYLLQLGFINRTPRGRKATRGAYKHMKCVYPMDSGGLF